A genomic stretch from Sphaerodactylus townsendi isolate TG3544 linkage group LG15, MPM_Stown_v2.3, whole genome shotgun sequence includes:
- the LOC125443992 gene encoding urotensin-2 receptor-like: MEQQRKPRTRKSIEKFGQRSSRYCLLMEPSPTNFSLWSPLGNTSALEGGESAAALGAVLSLMCATGVAGNLYALAVVRASPPASSLRVHLINLALADLLYLSTAPFIVHNGLVKDWLFGEAGCRVLLSLDLLTMHASIFLLTLMSCERYTAVAHPFQAVRRARRCRRPLAVAIWLLSFALALPMMVMIHQEERIMGEGAVVRRLCSPTWSEEQYRVYLSVLFSTSIVAPGLVIGSLYWRLARTYWLSQTRGGLGRSPKNRVFLLIFVIVLAFWACYLPFWIWQLLPLYCPLAARLPVHTEISINHLVTCLTYGNSCINPFLYTLLTRNYREYLRARQQGTLRASLRCLQSRGRPQEEDAEV; encoded by the exons ATGGAGCAACAGAGGAAACCACGA ACTAGAAAAAGCATCGAGAAGTTTGGCCAGAGATCCAGCCGATACTGTCTTCTTATGGAGCCTTCACCGACCAATTTTTCCTTGTGGAGTCCGCTGGGCAACACCTCTGCGTTGGAAGGGGGCGAGTCAGCAGCAGCCCTGGGAGCTGTGCTGAGTCTGATGTGTGCCACAGGGGTGGCCGGGAACCTCTACGCCCTGGCTGTAGTGCGGGCCTCCCCACCAGCCTCCTCGCTGCGCGTCCACCTCATCAACCTGGCCCTGGCTGACCTGCTTTACCTCTCGACGGCTCCCTTCATTGTGCACAACGGGTTGGTGAAGGATTGGCTTTTCGGGGAGGCGGGCTGCCGGGTTCTCCTCAGCCTCGACCTCCTCACCATGCACGCCAGCATCTTCCTGCTCACTCTGATGAGCTGCGAACGGTACACCGCCGTGGCACACCCCTTCCAGGCCGTGCGCCGCGCACGACGGTGCCGCCGGCCTTTGGCCGTTGCCATTTGGCTCCTCTCCTTTGCCCTCGCCCTGCCCATGATGGTCATGATCCACCAAGAGGAGCGTATAATGGGCGAGGGGGCGGTCGTCCGGCGTCTCTGCTCCCCAACCTGGAGCGAGGAGCAGTATCGGGTGTATCTGAGCGTCCTCTTTAGCACCAGCATCGTGGCTCCGGGCCTAGTCATCGGGTCGCTCTACTGGCGCCTGGCAAGGACCTACTGGCTTTCCCAGACCCGAGGTGGGTTGGGCCGCTCTCCGAAGAACCGCGTCTTCCTCCTCATCTTCGTCATCGTCTTGGCCTTTTGGGCTTGCTATTTGCCCTTCTGGATCTGGCAGCTTCTGCCCCTCTACTGCCCACTAGCAGCCCGCCTGCCCGTCCACACGGAGATCTCCATCAACCACTTGGTGACCTGCTTGACCTACGGCAACAGCTGCATCAACCCTTTCCTCTACACTCTGCTGACACGCAACTACCGCGAGTACCTGCGGGCCCGCCAACAGGGGACGTTGCGCGCTTCCTTGCGGTGCCTTCAAAGCAGAGGCCGGCCTCAGGAGGAAGATGCAGAGGTGTGA
- the LOC125445219 gene encoding zinc finger protein 271-like isoform X1, with protein METQVESISYPGFPVEGGSHDPFPVEEDPDNTRFPVAEPHFSWMEPGDELQLPDPGERQELTVVKAAGSGSSSGEEEEVEDEEASCPESCEWSLEKNAGSAASRGPDPRRFSCSECGKGFAQSSNLVKHQRIHTGERPFRCSECGRGFSWSSSLAEHLKAHGGRRPHACGECGKRFARGSTLAEHQRVHTGEKPFRCHQCGARFSQSSTLAHHLRTHSGERPHACPDCGKCFGRKSTLVTHRRTHTGEKPYCCKECGRCFGVSSDLAKHVRNHRTNGSSWGNAVANLCPPVPLSGAPPSIRQVAKASPEDSDLAGQYHDQTKGEEKKTCVCPECGEGFSQSSALAAHQRTHMTEVPEDCLQRGETFPDNRELAARVTSHHVEEKPHKCLDCYACFSESSALEIHQQIHCGGVSHYCHQCGENFPSSSELEQHQSNHGGQEEPLENAESRTSFTEATDMITHTLLEDSHNCLQCEEAFPESEELALHQLSPCDKAGKEEKPYKCSVCSSCFSETTDLVMHKLSHRADKRSQLRVETLPDNSELASRAAEAALDKPYACTACGKTFALFATLAAHERIHMSDDDAYRCPTCGEHFPDSGKLGRHQRRHLGEERPFRCPACGKGFVLLSGLRQHRRDPPARCPQCRETFVWRCRLTEHRRICHPAERPYKCPECGKGFAQSSKLLRHQVTHTGEKPSAPPPECGKIFSQSSNLAEHRRTHAPGKAHHCAICGKAFALGSYLAKHQATHTGARPFRCTECGKGFRQSSNLIQHQRTHTGERPYVCASCGKSFTQNSHLVKHRRVHTAERPYRCPVCGKSFRQRGNLAEHQHQHAGTRPYVCGACGKSFRWSSAFSKHQRTHLTS; from the exons ATGGAGACG CAGGTGGAATCAATATCATACCCTGGCTTCCCAGTTGAAGGTGGAAGCCATGACCCCTTTCCTGTGGAGGAGGATCCTGACAACACAAG GTTTCCTGTGGCTGAACCGCATTTTTCCTGGATGGAACCAGGGGATGAGCTGCAGCTGCCCGACCCAGGAGAGAGGCAAGAGCTGACCGTTGTCAAAGCAG CAGGCTCTGGCTCATCaagtggggaagaggaggaagtagAGGATGAAGAGGCTTCTTGCCCGGAGAGCTGTGAGTGGTCTTTGGAGAAGAATGCCGGATCTGCTGCTTCAAGGGGGCCAGACCCTCGTCGGTTCAGTTGTTCAGAGTGCGGTAAGGGATTCGCCCAGAGTTCGAACCTGGTGAAACATCAGCGGATTCACACGGGGGAGCGCCCGTTCCGGTGCTCCGAATGTGGCCGTGGGTTCAGCTGGAGCTCCTCGTTAGCAGAACACCTGAAGGCGCACGGGGGACGCCGGCCCCACGCATGCGGCGAGTGCGGGAAGCGCTTTGCCCGTGGCTCTACGCTGGCTGAACATCAGCgggttcacacaggagagaagcccttCCGGTGCCACCAGTGCGGGGCCCGTTTCTCGCAAAGCTCCACCTTGGCTCACCACTTGCGCACGCACTCGGGCGAACGCCCCCACGCTTGCCCTGACTGCGGGAAATGCTTTGGGCGCAAATCCACTCTTGTCACGCACCGGCGGACTCACACTGGCGAGAAACCCTACTGCTGCAAGGAATGCGGTCGCTGCTTTGGCGTCAGCTCCGACCTCGCGAAGCATGTGCGCAACCACCGCACTAACGGGAGCAGTTGGGGAAACGCTGTGGCAAATCTGTGCCCGCCCGTTCCCCTTTCAGGTGCGCCTCCGAGCATCCGGCAAGTTGCAAAAGCTTCCCCCGAGGACTCAGATCTAGCTGGGCAATATCATGATCAGAcaaagggggaggaaaagaaaacctgTGTGTGCCCTGAATGCGGGGAGGGTTTCAGCCAGAGTTCTGCCCTCGCTGCCCATCAGAGGACCCACATGACTGAGGTCCCTGAGGACTGCCTTCAGCGTGGAGAAACCTTCCCGGACAATAGAGAACTGGCGGCCCGTGTGACAAGTCATCACGTAGAAGAGAAACCCCACAAATGCCTAGACTGTTATGCTTGTTTTTCTGAAAGCTCTGCTCTCGAGATACACCAGCAAATACACTGTGGAGGGGTATCCCACTACTGCCACCAATGTGGAGAGAACTTCCCCAGTAGTTCTGAATTGGAGCAACACCAAAGCAACCACGGAGGCCAGGAGGAGCCTTTGGAGAACGCGGAGAGTAGGACCAGCTTTACTGAGGCCACTGATATGATTACACACACCCTGCTTGAGGATTCTCACAACTGCCTCCAGTGTGAAGAAGCATTTCCTGAGAGCGAAGAACTAGCCCTTCACCAGTTGAGCCCCTGTGACAAGGCAGGCAAGGAAGAGAAACCTTACAAATGCTCCGTTTGCAGTTCTTGTTTTTCTGAGACCACAGATCTTGTGATGCACAAGCTGAGCCACAGGGCGGACAAAAGATCCCAGCTGCGTGTCGAAACACTCCCTGACAACTCAGAGCTCGCATCTCGCGCCGCAGAGGCCGCCTTGGACAAGCCGTACGCCTGCACAGCCTGCGGCAAGACCTTTGCCCTCTTTGCTACGCTGGCGGCGCACGAGCGCATCCACATGTCGGACGATGACGCCTACCGCTGCCCGACGTGTGGCGAACACTTTCCCGACAGCGGCAAACTCGGGAGGCACCAAAGACGCCACTTGGGCGAAGAGAGGCCTTTCCGGTGCCCGGCGTGCGGCAAGGGCTTCGTGCTGCTTTCGGGGCTGCGGCAGCATCGACGGGATCCTCCAGCCCGGTGCCCTCAGTGCAGGGAGACCTTTGTGTGGCGCTGCAGGCTTACTGAACACCGACGCATCTGCCACCCAGCAGAGCGCCCTTATAAGTGCCCGGAGTGCGGCAAGGGCTTCGCCCAGAGCTCGAAGCTCCTGCGGCATCAGGTGACCCACACAGGCGAGAAACCATCTGCGCCCCCCCCCGAGTGTGGCAAAATCTTCAGCCAGAGTTCCAACCTGGCCGAGCACCGGCGCACACATGCCCCCGGCAAGGCCCACCACTGCGCCATCTGCGGCAAGGCGTTTGCCCTGGGCTCCTACTTAGCCAAGCACCAGGCCACCCACACGGGCGCCCGCCCTTTCCGATGCACCGAGTGCGGGAAAGGCTTCCGGCAGAGCTCCAACCTCATCCAGCACCAGCGAACCCACACGGGCGAGAGACCTTATGTGTGTGCCTCCTGTGGCAAATCCTTCACCCAGAACTCGCACCTGGTCAAGCACCGGCGCGTTCACACGGCTGAAAGGCCTTACCGCTGCCCGGTCTGTGGCAAGAGCTTTCGGCAGCGCGGTAACCTGGCTGAACACCAGCACCAACATGCGGGCACACGCCCATACGTCTGTGGCGCTTGTGGGAAATCCTTCCGGTGGAGTTCGGCTTTCTCCAAACACCAGCGCACCCACCTGACTTCCTGA
- the LOC125445219 gene encoding zinc finger protein 850-like isoform X3 has product MEPGDELQLPDPGERQELTVVKAAGSGSSSGEEEEVEDEEASCPESCEWSLEKNAGSAASRGPDPRRFSCSECGKGFAQSSNLVKHQRIHTGERPFRCSECGRGFSWSSSLAEHLKAHGGRRPHACGECGKRFARGSTLAEHQRVHTGEKPFRCHQCGARFSQSSTLAHHLRTHSGERPHACPDCGKCFGRKSTLVTHRRTHTGEKPYCCKECGRCFGVSSDLAKHVRNHRTNGSSWGNAVANLCPPVPLSGAPPSIRQVAKASPEDSDLAGQYHDQTKGEEKKTCVCPECGEGFSQSSALAAHQRTHMTEVPEDCLQRGETFPDNRELAARVTSHHVEEKPHKCLDCYACFSESSALEIHQQIHCGGVSHYCHQCGENFPSSSELEQHQSNHGGQEEPLENAESRTSFTEATDMITHTLLEDSHNCLQCEEAFPESEELALHQLSPCDKAGKEEKPYKCSVCSSCFSETTDLVMHKLSHRADKRSQLRVETLPDNSELASRAAEAALDKPYACTACGKTFALFATLAAHERIHMSDDDAYRCPTCGEHFPDSGKLGRHQRRHLGEERPFRCPACGKGFVLLSGLRQHRRDPPARCPQCRETFVWRCRLTEHRRICHPAERPYKCPECGKGFAQSSKLLRHQVTHTGEKPSAPPPECGKIFSQSSNLAEHRRTHAPGKAHHCAICGKAFALGSYLAKHQATHTGARPFRCTECGKGFRQSSNLIQHQRTHTGERPYVCASCGKSFTQNSHLVKHRRVHTAERPYRCPVCGKSFRQRGNLAEHQHQHAGTRPYVCGACGKSFRWSSAFSKHQRTHLTS; this is encoded by the exons ATGGAACCAGGGGATGAGCTGCAGCTGCCCGACCCAGGAGAGAGGCAAGAGCTGACCGTTGTCAAAGCAG CAGGCTCTGGCTCATCaagtggggaagaggaggaagtagAGGATGAAGAGGCTTCTTGCCCGGAGAGCTGTGAGTGGTCTTTGGAGAAGAATGCCGGATCTGCTGCTTCAAGGGGGCCAGACCCTCGTCGGTTCAGTTGTTCAGAGTGCGGTAAGGGATTCGCCCAGAGTTCGAACCTGGTGAAACATCAGCGGATTCACACGGGGGAGCGCCCGTTCCGGTGCTCCGAATGTGGCCGTGGGTTCAGCTGGAGCTCCTCGTTAGCAGAACACCTGAAGGCGCACGGGGGACGCCGGCCCCACGCATGCGGCGAGTGCGGGAAGCGCTTTGCCCGTGGCTCTACGCTGGCTGAACATCAGCgggttcacacaggagagaagcccttCCGGTGCCACCAGTGCGGGGCCCGTTTCTCGCAAAGCTCCACCTTGGCTCACCACTTGCGCACGCACTCGGGCGAACGCCCCCACGCTTGCCCTGACTGCGGGAAATGCTTTGGGCGCAAATCCACTCTTGTCACGCACCGGCGGACTCACACTGGCGAGAAACCCTACTGCTGCAAGGAATGCGGTCGCTGCTTTGGCGTCAGCTCCGACCTCGCGAAGCATGTGCGCAACCACCGCACTAACGGGAGCAGTTGGGGAAACGCTGTGGCAAATCTGTGCCCGCCCGTTCCCCTTTCAGGTGCGCCTCCGAGCATCCGGCAAGTTGCAAAAGCTTCCCCCGAGGACTCAGATCTAGCTGGGCAATATCATGATCAGAcaaagggggaggaaaagaaaacctgTGTGTGCCCTGAATGCGGGGAGGGTTTCAGCCAGAGTTCTGCCCTCGCTGCCCATCAGAGGACCCACATGACTGAGGTCCCTGAGGACTGCCTTCAGCGTGGAGAAACCTTCCCGGACAATAGAGAACTGGCGGCCCGTGTGACAAGTCATCACGTAGAAGAGAAACCCCACAAATGCCTAGACTGTTATGCTTGTTTTTCTGAAAGCTCTGCTCTCGAGATACACCAGCAAATACACTGTGGAGGGGTATCCCACTACTGCCACCAATGTGGAGAGAACTTCCCCAGTAGTTCTGAATTGGAGCAACACCAAAGCAACCACGGAGGCCAGGAGGAGCCTTTGGAGAACGCGGAGAGTAGGACCAGCTTTACTGAGGCCACTGATATGATTACACACACCCTGCTTGAGGATTCTCACAACTGCCTCCAGTGTGAAGAAGCATTTCCTGAGAGCGAAGAACTAGCCCTTCACCAGTTGAGCCCCTGTGACAAGGCAGGCAAGGAAGAGAAACCTTACAAATGCTCCGTTTGCAGTTCTTGTTTTTCTGAGACCACAGATCTTGTGATGCACAAGCTGAGCCACAGGGCGGACAAAAGATCCCAGCTGCGTGTCGAAACACTCCCTGACAACTCAGAGCTCGCATCTCGCGCCGCAGAGGCCGCCTTGGACAAGCCGTACGCCTGCACAGCCTGCGGCAAGACCTTTGCCCTCTTTGCTACGCTGGCGGCGCACGAGCGCATCCACATGTCGGACGATGACGCCTACCGCTGCCCGACGTGTGGCGAACACTTTCCCGACAGCGGCAAACTCGGGAGGCACCAAAGACGCCACTTGGGCGAAGAGAGGCCTTTCCGGTGCCCGGCGTGCGGCAAGGGCTTCGTGCTGCTTTCGGGGCTGCGGCAGCATCGACGGGATCCTCCAGCCCGGTGCCCTCAGTGCAGGGAGACCTTTGTGTGGCGCTGCAGGCTTACTGAACACCGACGCATCTGCCACCCAGCAGAGCGCCCTTATAAGTGCCCGGAGTGCGGCAAGGGCTTCGCCCAGAGCTCGAAGCTCCTGCGGCATCAGGTGACCCACACAGGCGAGAAACCATCTGCGCCCCCCCCCGAGTGTGGCAAAATCTTCAGCCAGAGTTCCAACCTGGCCGAGCACCGGCGCACACATGCCCCCGGCAAGGCCCACCACTGCGCCATCTGCGGCAAGGCGTTTGCCCTGGGCTCCTACTTAGCCAAGCACCAGGCCACCCACACGGGCGCCCGCCCTTTCCGATGCACCGAGTGCGGGAAAGGCTTCCGGCAGAGCTCCAACCTCATCCAGCACCAGCGAACCCACACGGGCGAGAGACCTTATGTGTGTGCCTCCTGTGGCAAATCCTTCACCCAGAACTCGCACCTGGTCAAGCACCGGCGCGTTCACACGGCTGAAAGGCCTTACCGCTGCCCGGTCTGTGGCAAGAGCTTTCGGCAGCGCGGTAACCTGGCTGAACACCAGCACCAACATGCGGGCACACGCCCATACGTCTGTGGCGCTTGTGGGAAATCCTTCCGGTGGAGTTCGGCTTTCTCCAAACACCAGCGCACCCACCTGACTTCCTGA
- the LOC125445219 gene encoding zinc finger protein 271-like isoform X2 gives METVESISYPGFPVEGGSHDPFPVEEDPDNTRFPVAEPHFSWMEPGDELQLPDPGERQELTVVKAAGSGSSSGEEEEVEDEEASCPESCEWSLEKNAGSAASRGPDPRRFSCSECGKGFAQSSNLVKHQRIHTGERPFRCSECGRGFSWSSSLAEHLKAHGGRRPHACGECGKRFARGSTLAEHQRVHTGEKPFRCHQCGARFSQSSTLAHHLRTHSGERPHACPDCGKCFGRKSTLVTHRRTHTGEKPYCCKECGRCFGVSSDLAKHVRNHRTNGSSWGNAVANLCPPVPLSGAPPSIRQVAKASPEDSDLAGQYHDQTKGEEKKTCVCPECGEGFSQSSALAAHQRTHMTEVPEDCLQRGETFPDNRELAARVTSHHVEEKPHKCLDCYACFSESSALEIHQQIHCGGVSHYCHQCGENFPSSSELEQHQSNHGGQEEPLENAESRTSFTEATDMITHTLLEDSHNCLQCEEAFPESEELALHQLSPCDKAGKEEKPYKCSVCSSCFSETTDLVMHKLSHRADKRSQLRVETLPDNSELASRAAEAALDKPYACTACGKTFALFATLAAHERIHMSDDDAYRCPTCGEHFPDSGKLGRHQRRHLGEERPFRCPACGKGFVLLSGLRQHRRDPPARCPQCRETFVWRCRLTEHRRICHPAERPYKCPECGKGFAQSSKLLRHQVTHTGEKPSAPPPECGKIFSQSSNLAEHRRTHAPGKAHHCAICGKAFALGSYLAKHQATHTGARPFRCTECGKGFRQSSNLIQHQRTHTGERPYVCASCGKSFTQNSHLVKHRRVHTAERPYRCPVCGKSFRQRGNLAEHQHQHAGTRPYVCGACGKSFRWSSAFSKHQRTHLTS, from the exons ATGGAGACG GTGGAATCAATATCATACCCTGGCTTCCCAGTTGAAGGTGGAAGCCATGACCCCTTTCCTGTGGAGGAGGATCCTGACAACACAAG GTTTCCTGTGGCTGAACCGCATTTTTCCTGGATGGAACCAGGGGATGAGCTGCAGCTGCCCGACCCAGGAGAGAGGCAAGAGCTGACCGTTGTCAAAGCAG CAGGCTCTGGCTCATCaagtggggaagaggaggaagtagAGGATGAAGAGGCTTCTTGCCCGGAGAGCTGTGAGTGGTCTTTGGAGAAGAATGCCGGATCTGCTGCTTCAAGGGGGCCAGACCCTCGTCGGTTCAGTTGTTCAGAGTGCGGTAAGGGATTCGCCCAGAGTTCGAACCTGGTGAAACATCAGCGGATTCACACGGGGGAGCGCCCGTTCCGGTGCTCCGAATGTGGCCGTGGGTTCAGCTGGAGCTCCTCGTTAGCAGAACACCTGAAGGCGCACGGGGGACGCCGGCCCCACGCATGCGGCGAGTGCGGGAAGCGCTTTGCCCGTGGCTCTACGCTGGCTGAACATCAGCgggttcacacaggagagaagcccttCCGGTGCCACCAGTGCGGGGCCCGTTTCTCGCAAAGCTCCACCTTGGCTCACCACTTGCGCACGCACTCGGGCGAACGCCCCCACGCTTGCCCTGACTGCGGGAAATGCTTTGGGCGCAAATCCACTCTTGTCACGCACCGGCGGACTCACACTGGCGAGAAACCCTACTGCTGCAAGGAATGCGGTCGCTGCTTTGGCGTCAGCTCCGACCTCGCGAAGCATGTGCGCAACCACCGCACTAACGGGAGCAGTTGGGGAAACGCTGTGGCAAATCTGTGCCCGCCCGTTCCCCTTTCAGGTGCGCCTCCGAGCATCCGGCAAGTTGCAAAAGCTTCCCCCGAGGACTCAGATCTAGCTGGGCAATATCATGATCAGAcaaagggggaggaaaagaaaacctgTGTGTGCCCTGAATGCGGGGAGGGTTTCAGCCAGAGTTCTGCCCTCGCTGCCCATCAGAGGACCCACATGACTGAGGTCCCTGAGGACTGCCTTCAGCGTGGAGAAACCTTCCCGGACAATAGAGAACTGGCGGCCCGTGTGACAAGTCATCACGTAGAAGAGAAACCCCACAAATGCCTAGACTGTTATGCTTGTTTTTCTGAAAGCTCTGCTCTCGAGATACACCAGCAAATACACTGTGGAGGGGTATCCCACTACTGCCACCAATGTGGAGAGAACTTCCCCAGTAGTTCTGAATTGGAGCAACACCAAAGCAACCACGGAGGCCAGGAGGAGCCTTTGGAGAACGCGGAGAGTAGGACCAGCTTTACTGAGGCCACTGATATGATTACACACACCCTGCTTGAGGATTCTCACAACTGCCTCCAGTGTGAAGAAGCATTTCCTGAGAGCGAAGAACTAGCCCTTCACCAGTTGAGCCCCTGTGACAAGGCAGGCAAGGAAGAGAAACCTTACAAATGCTCCGTTTGCAGTTCTTGTTTTTCTGAGACCACAGATCTTGTGATGCACAAGCTGAGCCACAGGGCGGACAAAAGATCCCAGCTGCGTGTCGAAACACTCCCTGACAACTCAGAGCTCGCATCTCGCGCCGCAGAGGCCGCCTTGGACAAGCCGTACGCCTGCACAGCCTGCGGCAAGACCTTTGCCCTCTTTGCTACGCTGGCGGCGCACGAGCGCATCCACATGTCGGACGATGACGCCTACCGCTGCCCGACGTGTGGCGAACACTTTCCCGACAGCGGCAAACTCGGGAGGCACCAAAGACGCCACTTGGGCGAAGAGAGGCCTTTCCGGTGCCCGGCGTGCGGCAAGGGCTTCGTGCTGCTTTCGGGGCTGCGGCAGCATCGACGGGATCCTCCAGCCCGGTGCCCTCAGTGCAGGGAGACCTTTGTGTGGCGCTGCAGGCTTACTGAACACCGACGCATCTGCCACCCAGCAGAGCGCCCTTATAAGTGCCCGGAGTGCGGCAAGGGCTTCGCCCAGAGCTCGAAGCTCCTGCGGCATCAGGTGACCCACACAGGCGAGAAACCATCTGCGCCCCCCCCCGAGTGTGGCAAAATCTTCAGCCAGAGTTCCAACCTGGCCGAGCACCGGCGCACACATGCCCCCGGCAAGGCCCACCACTGCGCCATCTGCGGCAAGGCGTTTGCCCTGGGCTCCTACTTAGCCAAGCACCAGGCCACCCACACGGGCGCCCGCCCTTTCCGATGCACCGAGTGCGGGAAAGGCTTCCGGCAGAGCTCCAACCTCATCCAGCACCAGCGAACCCACACGGGCGAGAGACCTTATGTGTGTGCCTCCTGTGGCAAATCCTTCACCCAGAACTCGCACCTGGTCAAGCACCGGCGCGTTCACACGGCTGAAAGGCCTTACCGCTGCCCGGTCTGTGGCAAGAGCTTTCGGCAGCGCGGTAACCTGGCTGAACACCAGCACCAACATGCGGGCACACGCCCATACGTCTGTGGCGCTTGTGGGAAATCCTTCCGGTGGAGTTCGGCTTTCTCCAAACACCAGCGCACCCACCTGACTTCCTGA